From the genome of Streptomyces sp. NBC_01341, one region includes:
- a CDS encoding HEAT repeat domain-containing protein, translating into MFDPFIAPSGTLLGLLQRGRGDGTLHALAAPRPEALAALNHCVLSDPRHDWQVENRSLYYARLYLDLDGGVEEIERHLSDPGDHLDTDDSRTGLALAVLGHLASYGRGDALALLRRYAATGANWAWALDELALRDDDAGLRSLAEPVLARFPATAEGSAELAATVRDAFEPRPWRLWADDPRTAVGARIRAATEQGSFDRWQRQMSPRGPRPGWSVQAVLDWAQDGLERGSVLHVPAARCLAAVAGAEDRSVIVEAARSGTEGARCAALHYLAQVQDPDVLDLVEQAVAGPSPLVADAAVAAFERMIGDAAVDRARRWAHRPDALGASAAGVLACRGTAGDAQLVLGALREAVRGDGPDAPRLWTLVDGTGRLGIACAAPVLRHVYRETSSSHLRGRAARALAATDPSFPTGFAVECLWDCEETTRELAALHAETGDIRVAERLRRLAADPAEEAEVQTAVRSRIGPDAPAL; encoded by the coding sequence ATGTTCGATCCGTTCATAGCGCCGAGCGGCACACTGCTCGGCCTGCTGCAGAGGGGCCGCGGCGACGGCACGCTCCACGCGCTCGCCGCACCGCGCCCCGAGGCCCTCGCGGCTCTCAACCACTGCGTCCTGAGCGATCCGCGTCATGACTGGCAGGTGGAGAACCGCAGCCTCTACTACGCCCGCCTCTACCTCGACCTCGACGGCGGTGTCGAGGAGATCGAGCGGCACCTGTCGGACCCCGGGGACCACCTCGACACCGACGACTCCCGCACGGGCCTGGCCCTCGCCGTACTGGGGCACCTCGCCTCCTACGGACGCGGTGACGCCCTCGCCCTCCTCCGGCGCTACGCGGCGACCGGTGCCAACTGGGCCTGGGCGCTCGACGAGCTGGCCCTGCGCGACGACGACGCCGGACTGCGCTCCCTCGCCGAACCGGTACTGGCCCGGTTCCCCGCCACGGCCGAGGGTTCCGCCGAACTCGCGGCCACCGTGCGGGACGCCTTCGAACCCCGCCCCTGGCGGCTCTGGGCCGACGACCCCCGCACGGCGGTCGGCGCCCGCATCAGGGCGGCGACGGAGCAGGGCTCCTTCGACCGCTGGCAACGCCAGATGAGCCCCCGCGGCCCACGCCCCGGGTGGAGCGTCCAGGCGGTGCTCGACTGGGCCCAGGATGGGCTGGAGCGCGGCAGCGTGCTCCACGTCCCCGCCGCCCGCTGCCTCGCCGCCGTCGCGGGCGCGGAGGACCGGTCCGTGATCGTCGAGGCCGCGCGCAGCGGTACCGAGGGCGCCCGGTGCGCCGCCCTGCACTACCTGGCCCAGGTCCAGGATCCCGACGTGCTCGACCTCGTCGAACAGGCGGTCGCCGGTCCGTCGCCCCTGGTCGCCGACGCCGCCGTGGCCGCCTTCGAGCGCATGATCGGGGACGCGGCGGTCGACCGTGCGCGGCGCTGGGCCCACCGGCCCGACGCCCTCGGAGCCTCCGCCGCCGGAGTCCTCGCCTGCCGGGGCACGGCAGGGGACGCGCAGCTCGTCCTCGGCGCCCTGCGCGAGGCCGTACGCGGGGACGGTCCCGACGCGCCGCGCCTGTGGACCCTCGTCGACGGCACCGGACGTCTGGGCATCGCCTGCGCCGCACCCGTGCTGCGCCACGTGTACCGGGAGACGTCCTCGTCGCACCTGCGGGGACGTGCCGCCCGCGCCCTGGCAGCCACGGACCCCTCCTTCCCCACCGGATTCGCCGTCGAATGCCTCTGGGACTGCGAGGAGACCACCAGGGAGCTCGCCGCGCTGCACGCCGAGACCGGGGACATCCGGGTCGCCGAACGCCTGCGCAGGCTCGCCGCCGACCCCGCCGAGGAGGCCGAGGTCCAGACGGCCGTACGCAGCAGGATCGGACCGGACGCACCCGCACTCTGA
- the fxsA gene encoding FxsA family membrane protein: protein MTTGTPPPNRPRRSRARTLLPLGVAAWIVLEIWLLILVAGATNGFIVLLILVAGAVLGAVVIKRAGRRAFRNLTETLQQMPGQPGAADVPAGRTGSKGNGPLMLGGLLLMIPGVISDAAGLLLLLPPVRAVLGRYAERSLERRMRTVAPGGFSDAFQQARIHRPDGKVVQGEVIREDGATGGPRPDDGPDADRPPLSR from the coding sequence ATGACGACCGGCACACCGCCTCCGAACCGTCCACGGCGCTCACGCGCCCGTACCCTCCTGCCGCTGGGCGTCGCCGCCTGGATCGTGCTGGAGATCTGGCTGCTGATCCTGGTGGCGGGTGCGACGAACGGCTTCATCGTGCTGCTGATCCTGGTCGCCGGAGCGGTGCTCGGCGCCGTGGTGATCAAGAGGGCGGGCCGGCGGGCCTTCCGCAACCTCACCGAGACGCTCCAGCAGATGCCCGGACAACCCGGCGCCGCCGACGTGCCCGCCGGCCGGACGGGGAGCAAGGGCAACGGCCCGCTGATGCTGGGAGGGCTGCTCCTGATGATCCCCGGAGTAATCTCCGACGCGGCGGGGCTCCTGCTCCTGCTGCCCCCGGTCCGCGCCGTGCTCGGCCGCTACGCGGAGCGCTCGCTGGAGCGCCGCATGCGCACGGTGGCCCCGGGAGGCTTCTCCGACGCCTTCCAGCAGGCCCGCATCCACCGTCCCGACGGCAAGGTGGTGCAGGGCGAGGTCATCCGTGAGGACGGGGCGACCGGCGGCCCGCGCCCCGACGACGGGCCGGACGCGGACCGTCCGCCGCTGAGCCGCTGA
- a CDS encoding glycerophosphodiester phosphodiesterase family protein, whose translation MTPGRHPYLDHPSPIPFAHRGGAADGLENTAAAFRRAAGAGYRYFETDVHATADGRLVAFHDPTLDRVTDAHGRIADLPWDEVRRARVAGREPLPLFEELLEEFPGARWNVDIKSGRALVPLVELIRRTGAWDRVCVGSFSEARVARAQRLAGPRLATSYGVRGVLGLRLRSFGIPAALRAGAVCAQVPESQNGIPVVDRRFVRTAHARGLQVHVWTVNEAARMTALLDLGVDGIMTDHIETLRTVLSGRGAWA comes from the coding sequence GTGACCCCTGGACGCCATCCCTATCTGGACCATCCCTCGCCGATCCCCTTCGCCCACCGCGGCGGGGCGGCCGACGGACTGGAGAACACCGCCGCCGCGTTCCGGCGGGCGGCCGGAGCCGGTTACCGCTACTTCGAGACCGACGTGCACGCCACGGCCGACGGCCGTCTCGTCGCCTTCCACGACCCGACGCTCGACCGGGTGACGGACGCGCACGGCCGAATCGCCGATCTCCCCTGGGACGAGGTCCGACGGGCCAGGGTCGCCGGCCGCGAGCCCCTGCCGCTCTTCGAGGAGTTGCTGGAGGAGTTCCCCGGGGCGCGCTGGAACGTGGACATCAAGTCCGGGCGGGCCCTCGTCCCGCTCGTCGAACTGATCCGCCGGACCGGCGCCTGGGACCGGGTGTGCGTGGGGTCGTTCTCGGAGGCCCGGGTCGCCCGGGCGCAGCGCCTGGCAGGTCCGCGCCTGGCCACTTCCTACGGAGTGCGCGGCGTCCTCGGCCTGCGCCTGCGCTCGTTCGGCATCCCGGCGGCGCTCAGGGCGGGCGCGGTCTGCGCGCAGGTCCCGGAGAGCCAGAACGGCATCCCCGTCGTCGACCGGAGATTCGTCCGTACCGCGCACGCGCGCGGGCTGCAGGTCCACGTCTGGACGGTCAACGAGGCGGCCCGGATGACGGCGCTCCTGGACCTCGGGGTGGATGGCATCATGACCGATCACATCGAGACGCTGCGCACGGTGCTGAGCGGGCGTGGGGCGTGGGCCTGA
- a CDS encoding MFS transporter, with the protein MSTDTAGTAGQAEQPAGTAERRREQRGWYFYDFACSVYSTSVLTVFLGPYLTSIAKAAADADGFVHPLGIPVRAGSLFAYAVSVSIVVAVVVMPVVGAAADRTGRKKPLLAAAAYTGATATACMFFLDGHRYLLGAFLLIVANASISVSMALYNAYLPQIATPDERDAVSSRGWAFGYTSGAFVLVLNLVLYTGHDSFGLSESDAVRICVASAGVWWGAFSLVPLRRLRDRRVTPGGAGAVGSGWRQLRATLRDMRRHPLTLSFLLAYLVYNDGIQTVISQASLYGSEELGLDQTTLITAVLLVQVLAVAGALGMGRLARLYGAKRTILGSLAVWTLILASAYVLPADAPVFFYTLAAAIGLVLGGSQALSRSLFSHLVPRGKEAEYFSAYEMSDRGLSWLGPLVFGLGYQLTGSYRDAILSLVIFFALGSALLARVPVRAAVAAAGNPVPERI; encoded by the coding sequence GTGAGCACCGACACCGCAGGAACGGCTGGGCAGGCCGAACAGCCGGCGGGGACCGCCGAGCGCAGGCGGGAGCAACGGGGCTGGTACTTCTACGACTTCGCGTGCTCCGTGTACTCCACGAGTGTCCTCACGGTCTTCCTGGGCCCCTATCTGACGTCCATAGCCAAGGCGGCGGCCGACGCGGACGGGTTCGTGCATCCGCTGGGCATACCCGTCCGGGCGGGCTCGCTCTTCGCGTACGCCGTGTCCGTGTCCATCGTCGTGGCCGTGGTCGTCATGCCGGTCGTGGGCGCCGCAGCGGACCGCACGGGACGCAAGAAGCCGCTGCTCGCCGCGGCGGCGTACACCGGCGCGACGGCGACGGCCTGCATGTTCTTCCTGGACGGGCACCGCTATCTGCTGGGGGCGTTCCTGCTGATCGTGGCGAACGCGTCGATCTCGGTGTCGATGGCCCTGTACAACGCCTATCTGCCGCAGATCGCCACGCCGGACGAACGCGACGCGGTCTCCTCCCGCGGCTGGGCCTTCGGGTACACCTCGGGAGCGTTCGTCCTCGTCCTGAACCTGGTCCTCTACACGGGCCACGACTCGTTCGGGCTCTCGGAGTCCGACGCGGTCCGGATCTGCGTCGCCTCGGCAGGGGTGTGGTGGGGCGCCTTCTCCCTCGTGCCGCTGCGGCGGCTTCGGGACCGCCGGGTGACCCCCGGCGGTGCGGGCGCGGTCGGCTCGGGCTGGCGCCAGCTGCGGGCGACGCTGCGCGACATGCGGCGCCATCCGCTCACGCTGTCCTTCCTGCTCGCCTATCTGGTCTACAACGACGGCATCCAGACGGTGATCTCCCAGGCCTCGCTGTACGGCTCCGAGGAGCTGGGTCTCGACCAGACGACCCTGATCACGGCGGTGCTGCTCGTCCAGGTGCTCGCGGTGGCGGGTGCGCTGGGCATGGGACGGCTCGCCCGGCTGTACGGCGCGAAGCGGACCATTCTGGGCTCGCTGGCGGTGTGGACCCTCATCCTCGCCTCGGCGTACGTGCTGCCCGCCGATGCGCCGGTGTTCTTCTACACACTGGCCGCCGCGATCGGCCTCGTGCTGGGCGGCAGCCAGGCCCTGTCGCGGTCGCTGTTCTCGCACCTGGTCCCGAGGGGGAAGGAGGCGGAGTACTTCTCCGCCTACGAGATGAGCGACCGGGGACTCAGCTGGCTGGGGCCCCTGGTCTTCGGTCTCGGCTATCAGCTGACCGGCAGTTACCGGGATGCGATCCTGTCCTTGGTGATCTTCTTCGCCCTCGGTTCGGCGCTCCTCGCGAGGGTCCCCGTCCGGGCCGCGGTGGCCGCCGCGGGCAACCCGGTTCCGGAACGGATTTAG
- a CDS encoding ankyrin repeat domain-containing protein has protein sequence MSETPDPEVIELATKVFDLARRGESDTLAAYVDAGVPANLTNDRGDTLLMLAAYHGHARAVVALADRGADPDRANDRGQTPLAGAVFKGERPVIDALLAAGADPAAGTPSAVDTARMFGKDDLLELFGAR, from the coding sequence ATGAGCGAAACCCCCGATCCCGAGGTGATCGAACTGGCGACCAAGGTCTTCGACCTGGCTCGCCGGGGCGAGAGCGACACGCTCGCCGCCTACGTCGACGCGGGCGTCCCCGCGAACCTCACCAACGACCGGGGCGACACCCTGCTCATGCTCGCGGCGTACCACGGGCACGCCCGCGCCGTCGTGGCCCTCGCGGACCGGGGTGCCGACCCCGACCGCGCCAACGACCGTGGGCAGACCCCGCTGGCCGGAGCCGTCTTCAAAGGCGAGCGCCCGGTGATCGACGCACTGCTCGCGGCGGGGGCCGATCCTGCCGCCGGAACACCCTCCGCGGTGGACACCGCGCGCATGTTCGGCAAGGACGACCTGCTGGAACTCTTCGGTGCGCGCTGA
- a CDS encoding SCO1417 family MocR-like transcription factor, with the protein MAQWTSTVGAAQLARQLRAQQARPLSPGGRKPPAYRALADGVRLLVLEGRVPVAARLPAERELALALSHSRTTVAAAYEALRAEGFLESRRGAGSWTAVPAGNPLPARGLEPLPPESLGSMIDLGCASLPAPEPWLTRAVQGALEELPPYAHTHGDYPAGLPALRQMIADRYTERGIPTMPEQIMVTTGAMGAIDAICHLFAGRGERIAVESPSYANILQLMREAGARLVPVAMEEGLGGWDMNRWRQVLRDAAPRLAYVVADFHNPTGALADEQQRRALVEAARSAGTVLVVDETMHELHLDADVQMPRRVCAFDPAGSTVLTVGSASKAFWAGMRIGWVRAAPDVIRSLVAARAYADMGTPVLEQLAINWLMRTGGWEQAVAVRRGQAKQNRDDLVRALRRELPEWEFAVPRGGLTLWVRSGGLSGSRLAVAGERVGVRVPSGPRFGVDGAFEGYVRLPFTVGGPVADEAALRLSAAAELVRSGAAAGAETPRSFVA; encoded by the coding sequence ATGGCGCAGTGGACTTCGACGGTCGGCGCGGCTCAGCTCGCCCGGCAGCTCCGGGCGCAGCAGGCTCGTCCCCTGTCGCCGGGCGGCCGCAAACCGCCCGCCTACCGGGCGCTCGCGGACGGGGTGCGCCTGCTCGTCCTGGAGGGCCGGGTCCCGGTCGCCGCCCGGCTGCCCGCCGAGCGCGAACTCGCGCTCGCGCTGTCCCACAGCCGGACCACCGTGGCCGCCGCCTACGAGGCGCTGCGCGCCGAGGGGTTCCTGGAGTCGCGCCGTGGTGCCGGCAGCTGGACCGCCGTCCCGGCGGGCAACCCGCTGCCCGCCCGCGGCCTCGAACCGCTGCCCCCCGAATCGCTCGGCTCCATGATCGACCTCGGCTGCGCCTCGCTGCCCGCCCCCGAACCGTGGCTGACCCGGGCCGTGCAGGGCGCGCTGGAGGAACTGCCCCCGTACGCGCACACCCACGGGGACTACCCGGCCGGCCTCCCGGCCCTGCGGCAGATGATCGCGGACCGGTACACCGAGCGGGGCATCCCCACGATGCCGGAACAGATCATGGTCACCACGGGGGCCATGGGGGCCATCGACGCCATCTGCCACCTCTTCGCGGGGCGTGGTGAGCGCATCGCCGTCGAGTCCCCGAGCTACGCCAACATCCTCCAGCTCATGCGGGAGGCGGGCGCCAGGCTGGTCCCCGTGGCGATGGAGGAGGGGCTGGGCGGCTGGGACATGAACCGCTGGCGGCAGGTGCTGCGGGACGCGGCCCCGCGGCTGGCGTACGTCGTCGCGGACTTCCACAACCCGACCGGCGCCCTGGCCGACGAGCAGCAGCGGCGTGCCCTCGTCGAGGCCGCCCGTTCCGCGGGCACGGTCCTCGTGGTCGACGAGACCATGCACGAACTCCATCTGGACGCGGACGTGCAGATGCCGCGCCGGGTCTGCGCCTTCGATCCCGCCGGCAGCACGGTCCTGACCGTCGGATCCGCCAGCAAGGCGTTCTGGGCCGGCATGAGGATCGGCTGGGTCAGGGCGGCGCCCGACGTCATCCGCAGCCTGGTCGCCGCGCGTGCCTACGCGGACATGGGCACACCCGTCCTGGAGCAGCTCGCCATCAACTGGCTGATGCGCACGGGCGGCTGGGAGCAGGCTGTGGCCGTACGCCGCGGTCAGGCGAAGCAGAACCGGGACGACCTGGTGCGGGCGCTGCGCCGCGAACTCCCCGAGTGGGAGTTCGCGGTGCCCCGCGGCGGCCTCACGCTGTGGGTGCGCAGCGGCGGGCTCTCCGGCTCCCGGCTGGCGGTGGCGGGCGAGCGGGTCGGCGTGCGTGTCCCGTCGGGCCCCCGGTTCGGGGTCGACGGCGCCTTCGAGGGATATGTGCGCCTGCCGTTCACCGTGGGCGGTCCGGTGGCGGACGAGGCGGCCCTGCGGCTGTCCGCGGCCGCCGAGCTGGTCCGCTCGGGAGCCGCGGCAGGGGCGGAGACGCCCCGGTCGTTCGTGGCCTGA
- a CDS encoding hydantoinase B/oxoprolinase family protein: protein MTGRWEFWIDRGGTFTDVVGRDPDGRLVSRKLLSHDPDRYRDAAVAGIRLLLDLGPGEPVPADRVAGVKMGTTVATNALLERRGEPTVLVITEGFRDALKIAYQNRPRLFDRRILLPEAVYDRVVEVPERVDARGAVVRPLDRPAVAERLRAAADEGIRSAAVVLMHGYRHPEHERAVAEEARTAGFTQISCSHEVSPLIKLVPRGDTTVVDAYLSPILRRYVDEVAGELAGIRLMFMQSNGGLREAAHFRGKDAVLSGPAGGVVGMVRTSEQAGYDRVIGFDMGGTSTDVSHYAGEFERELGTQVAGVRMSAPMMSIHTVAAGGGSVLHFDGRRYRVGPDSAGADPGPACYRRGGPLTVTDANVMLGRVRPEHFPAVFGPGGDQPLDARLVGERFEALAEEVSSATGRSRTGAEVAAGFLEIAVLNMANAVKKISVQRGHDITRYALTGFGGAGGQHSCAVADALGIDTVLVPPLAGVLSAYGIGLADATAMREQSVESELDDRTAARVAEICDGLAKRTRADLRADGVPDGAIHTRARILLRYAGTDAPLPVDHGPPSAMTAEFTEAHRARYGFTMDKPLVVEAVSVEATGTAGPHVPPDTATAGREGPLAPLGTVPVFTGGGWRDAALYRRAELRPDDTVTGPAVVTEHDATTVVDPGWQAAAGPAGHLVLKRVDPRPGRTAVGTRVDPVMLEVFNNLFMSIAEQMGVRLENTAHSVNIKERLDFSCALFDADGDLVANAPHIPVHLGSMGETIKEVLGRNAGSLRPGDVYAVNDPYHGGTHLPDVTVVTPVFDEPSDGPEPRLRFLVASRGHHAEIGGITPGSMPAFSRTIHDEGVLFDNWPLVRGGVLREAETRHLLTSAVHPSRDPDTNLADLRAQIAANEKGIAELRRMTAQFGRDVVEAYMGHVQDNAEESVRRIIAGLRDGSCRYETDNGAVIEVSVTVDHEARRAVLDFTGTSAQQSGNFNAPRSVVTAAVLYVFRTLVDEDIPLNSGCLKPLDIRVPDGSMLAPVHPAATVAGNVETSQAVTGALYAALDVQAEGSGTMNNLTFGNDRVQYYETLASGSGAGDGFDGADAVQTHMTNSRLTDPEILEWRYPVLLESFRVREGSGGSGRRRGGDGVERRIRFLEPVTVALLSSHRRVPPYGMAGGGPGALGDQHVERADGTTVTPLEGCDTAELAAGDVLVVRTPGGGGYGSP, encoded by the coding sequence ATGACCGGACGGTGGGAGTTCTGGATCGACCGCGGAGGCACCTTCACGGACGTGGTGGGACGTGATCCCGACGGACGCCTGGTCTCCCGCAAGCTGCTGTCGCACGACCCGGACCGCTACCGTGACGCCGCCGTCGCAGGTATCCGGCTGCTGCTGGACCTCGGCCCCGGGGAGCCGGTTCCGGCCGACCGGGTCGCCGGGGTCAAGATGGGCACCACCGTCGCCACGAACGCCCTCCTGGAGCGGCGGGGCGAGCCGACCGTGCTGGTCATCACCGAGGGCTTCCGTGACGCCCTGAAAATCGCGTACCAGAACCGGCCCCGCCTCTTCGACCGCCGCATCCTGCTCCCGGAGGCCGTCTACGACCGGGTCGTGGAGGTCCCGGAACGCGTCGACGCCCGGGGAGCGGTCGTGAGGCCCCTCGACCGCCCCGCCGTTGCCGAGCGCCTGCGGGCGGCCGCGGACGAGGGCATCCGCAGCGCGGCCGTCGTGCTCATGCACGGCTACCGCCACCCGGAGCACGAACGGGCCGTCGCGGAGGAGGCCAGGACCGCCGGTTTCACCCAGATCAGCTGCTCGCACGAGGTCAGTCCGCTGATCAAGCTCGTGCCCCGCGGCGACACCACCGTCGTCGACGCCTACCTCTCACCGATCCTGCGCCGTTACGTCGACGAGGTCGCCGGTGAACTCGCCGGGATCAGGCTCATGTTCATGCAGTCCAATGGCGGACTGCGCGAGGCGGCCCACTTCCGCGGCAAGGACGCGGTGCTCTCCGGCCCGGCCGGAGGCGTCGTCGGCATGGTCCGTACGTCGGAGCAGGCGGGATACGACCGGGTCATCGGTTTCGACATGGGCGGTACCTCCACCGACGTGTCCCACTACGCCGGGGAGTTCGAGCGCGAGCTCGGCACACAGGTGGCAGGGGTGCGGATGAGCGCCCCGATGATGAGCATCCACACCGTCGCCGCGGGCGGCGGGTCCGTCCTGCACTTCGACGGACGGCGCTACCGCGTCGGCCCCGACTCGGCAGGAGCGGACCCGGGCCCGGCCTGCTACCGGCGGGGCGGGCCCCTCACCGTCACCGACGCCAATGTGATGCTCGGACGCGTCCGCCCCGAACACTTCCCGGCGGTCTTCGGCCCGGGAGGCGACCAGCCCCTCGACGCGCGGCTCGTGGGCGAACGGTTCGAGGCGCTGGCCGAGGAGGTGTCGTCCGCCACGGGCCGGTCCCGCACGGGGGCCGAAGTCGCCGCGGGCTTCCTGGAGATCGCCGTGCTCAACATGGCGAACGCCGTCAAGAAGATCTCCGTCCAGCGGGGCCATGACATCACCCGCTACGCCCTCACCGGGTTCGGCGGTGCCGGCGGGCAGCACTCCTGCGCCGTCGCCGACGCCCTGGGCATCGACACCGTCCTCGTACCACCGCTCGCCGGGGTCCTCTCGGCGTACGGGATCGGCCTCGCCGACGCCACGGCGATGCGCGAGCAGTCCGTCGAATCCGAACTGGACGACAGGACCGCGGCCCGGGTCGCTGAGATCTGCGACGGACTGGCGAAACGTACGCGCGCCGACCTCCGCGCCGACGGTGTGCCCGACGGCGCCATCCACACCCGGGCCAGGATCCTGCTGCGCTACGCCGGGACGGACGCCCCGCTGCCCGTGGACCACGGCCCACCCTCGGCCATGACCGCGGAGTTCACCGAAGCCCACCGGGCCCGCTACGGGTTCACCATGGACAAACCCCTCGTCGTCGAGGCGGTCTCCGTGGAGGCCACCGGCACGGCCGGACCGCACGTTCCGCCCGACACCGCTACGGCCGGCCGCGAGGGACCGCTCGCGCCGCTCGGGACCGTCCCCGTCTTCACCGGAGGCGGGTGGCGTGACGCGGCCCTGTACCGGCGTGCGGAGCTGCGCCCCGACGACACCGTGACCGGCCCGGCCGTCGTCACCGAGCACGACGCCACCACCGTCGTCGACCCCGGCTGGCAGGCCGCGGCCGGCCCGGCAGGCCACCTGGTGCTGAAGCGGGTGGACCCCCGGCCCGGGCGCACGGCCGTCGGCACCCGGGTGGACCCGGTCATGCTCGAAGTGTTCAACAACCTCTTCATGTCGATCGCCGAACAGATGGGCGTGCGACTGGAGAACACGGCGCACTCCGTCAACATCAAGGAGCGGCTCGACTTCTCCTGCGCGCTGTTCGACGCGGACGGTGATCTGGTGGCCAACGCGCCGCACATCCCGGTCCACCTGGGATCGATGGGCGAGACCATCAAGGAGGTGCTGGGCCGCAACGCGGGCTCCCTGCGCCCCGGTGACGTCTACGCCGTCAACGACCCGTACCACGGAGGGACCCACCTGCCCGACGTGACCGTCGTGACCCCCGTGTTCGACGAACCGTCCGACGGCCCGGAGCCCCGGCTGCGGTTCCTGGTGGCCTCGCGCGGTCACCACGCCGAGATCGGCGGCATCACACCCGGTTCCATGCCCGCCTTCAGCCGCACGATCCACGACGAAGGGGTCCTGTTCGACAACTGGCCGCTCGTGCGCGGCGGAGTCCTCCGCGAGGCGGAGACCAGGCACCTGCTCACCTCCGCCGTTCACCCCTCGCGCGACCCCGACACCAACCTCGCCGACCTCCGCGCCCAGATCGCCGCCAACGAGAAGGGCATCGCGGAACTCAGGCGTATGACCGCGCAGTTCGGCCGTGACGTCGTCGAGGCGTACATGGGCCACGTCCAGGACAACGCGGAGGAGTCGGTGCGCCGGATCATCGCGGGGCTGCGTGACGGCTCCTGTCGCTACGAGACGGACAACGGGGCGGTCATCGAGGTGTCCGTGACGGTGGACCACGAGGCACGCCGCGCCGTCCTCGACTTCACCGGCACCTCGGCCCAGCAGAGCGGCAACTTCAACGCCCCCAGGTCCGTGGTCACGGCGGCCGTCCTCTACGTGTTCCGGACACTCGTGGACGAGGACATCCCGCTCAACAGCGGCTGCCTGAAGCCCCTGGACATCCGCGTCCCGGACGGCTCGATGCTGGCCCCCGTCCATCCGGCGGCGACCGTCGCCGGCAACGTGGAGACCTCGCAGGCCGTCACCGGAGCCCTCTACGCGGCCCTGGACGTCCAGGCGGAGGGCTCCGGGACGATGAACAACCTCACCTTCGGCAACGACCGCGTGCAGTACTACGAGACGCTCGCGAGCGGATCCGGCGCCGGAGACGGCTTCGACGGCGCCGACGCCGTGCAGACCCACATGACCAACTCGCGGCTCACCGACCCGGAGATCCTCGAGTGGCGCTACCCGGTGCTGCTGGAGAGCTTTCGCGTGCGCGAGGGCAGTGGCGGCTCCGGCCGGCGGCGTGGCGGCGACGGGGTGGAGCGCAGGATCCGTTTCCTCGAACCCGTCACCGTGGCCCTGTTGTCGTCACACCGCCGGGTTCCGCCGTACGGCATGGCGGGCGGCGGCCCCGGAGCACTGGGGGACCAGCACGTGGAACGGGCCGACGGCACGACCGTCACCCCGCTCGAAGGCTGCGACACCGCCGAGCTGGCCGCCGGCGACGTCCTCGTCGTGCGCACTCCGGGCGGCGGCGGTTACGGGTCACCCTGA
- the yczE gene encoding membrane protein YczE, protein MSDITARSGTRLARRLTHLYVGLALYGASSALLVRAGLGLEPWGVLHQGLAKRTGLSIGVVSILVGAVVLLLWIPIRQRPGLGTVSNVFAVGLAMDGTLALVPDVHGLTARIPVMAAGIVLNGVATGLYISARFGPGPRDGLMTGLHRLTGRSIRLVRTAIEVAVVATGFLLGGSLGAGTVLYALAIGPLAQLFLRVFDLPAPDAGRADVAGRPPSEAILPQ, encoded by the coding sequence TTGTCCGACATAACCGCCCGGAGCGGCACTCGGCTCGCCCGGCGGCTGACCCACCTGTACGTGGGCCTGGCCCTGTACGGGGCGAGTTCGGCGCTCCTGGTCCGGGCCGGCCTGGGACTCGAACCGTGGGGCGTGCTGCATCAGGGGCTGGCGAAGCGGACCGGCCTGTCGATCGGTGTCGTCTCGATCCTCGTCGGAGCGGTCGTCCTCCTCCTGTGGATCCCCATCAGGCAGCGCCCCGGGCTCGGCACCGTGTCCAACGTCTTCGCCGTCGGACTCGCGATGGACGGCACGCTCGCCCTCGTACCGGACGTGCACGGCCTCACGGCCCGCATCCCGGTGATGGCCGCCGGCATCGTGCTCAACGGGGTCGCCACCGGGCTCTACATCTCGGCGCGTTTCGGCCCAGGACCGCGCGACGGCCTGATGACCGGCCTGCACCGGCTGACCGGCCGCTCCATCCGGCTGGTGCGTACGGCGATCGAAGTGGCCGTCGTCGCGACCGGCTTCCTGCTCGGCGGCTCGCTCGGCGCCGGCACGGTCCTGTACGCGCTGGCGATCGGCCCCCTCGCACAGCTCTTCCTGCGCGTCTTCGACCTCCCCGCGCCGGACGCGGGCCGTGCGGACGTTGCCGGACGGCCACCGTCGGAGGCCATACTTCCGCAGTGA
- a CDS encoding RNA polymerase-binding protein RbpA: MSERALRGTRLVVTSYETDRGIDLAPRQAVEYACQNGHRFEMPFSVEAEIPPEWECKACGATALLVDGDGPEEKKGKPARTHWDMLMERRTREELEEVLAERLAVLRSGAMNIAVHPRDSRKSA, translated from the coding sequence ATGAGTGAGCGAGCTCTCCGCGGCACGCGACTCGTGGTTACCAGCTACGAGACGGACCGCGGCATCGATCTGGCCCCGCGCCAGGCGGTGGAGTACGCATGCCAGAACGGACATCGTTTTGAGATGCCGTTCTCGGTAGAGGCGGAAATTCCGCCGGAGTGGGAGTGCAAGGCGTGCGGCGCCACGGCACTCCTGGTGGACGGGGATGGCCCCGAGGAGAAGAAGGGCAAGCCTGCGCGTACGCACTGGGACATGCTCATGGAGCGGCGCACCCGCGAGGAGCTGGAGGAGGTGCTGGCCGAGAGGCTGGCCGTCCTGCGCTCCGGCGCCATGAACATCGCCGTGCACCCGCGTGACAGCAGGAAGTCTGCCTGA